A section of the Fusarium falciforme chromosome 8, complete sequence genome encodes:
- a CDS encoding Superoxide dismutase → MSSALLRTTPALRAGLRARAAPLASMAFVRTKATLPDLSYDYGALEPYISGQIMELHHSKHHQTYVNGFNAATEALAEAQAKGDAKAAAAQAPLINFHGGGHVNHTLFWENLAPNGKGGGGEPEGKLLTAINEDFGSFDTLKKQTNAALAGIQGSGWAWLVKDKTSGTLSVVTRPNQDPVTGNLEPLLGIDAWEHAYYLQYQNRKAEYFSAIWDVINWETVAKRFGN, encoded by the exons ATGTCGTCCGCCCTCCTCCGCACCACTCCCGCCCTCCGCGCCGGCCTCCGGGCCCGCGCCGCTCCCCTCGCCTCCATGGCCTTTGTCCGCACCAAGGCCACTCTCCCCGACCTCTCCT ACGACTATGGCGCCCTCGAGCCCTACATCTCGGGCCAGATCATGGAGCTCCACCACTCCAAGCACCACCAGACCTATGTCAACGGCTTCAACGCCGCCACAGAGGCCCTCGCCGAGGCCCAGGCCAAGGGCGACGCAAAGGCCGCAGCCGCCCAGGCTCCCCTCATCAACTTCCACGGCGGCGGCCACGTCAACCACACCCTCTTCTGGGAGAACCTCGCCCCTAACGGCAAGGGCGGCGGTGGTGAGCCCGAGGGCAAGCTCCTGACCGCCATCAACGAGGATTTCGGATCCTTCGACACCCTCAAGAAGCAGACAAACGCCGCCCTCGCCGGCATCCAGGGCTCCGGCTGGGCCTGGctcgtcaaggacaagacctCGGGCACCCTCTCCGTCGTCACCCGCCCCAACCAGGACCCCGTCACTGGCAACCTCGAGCCCCTCCTCGGTATCGATGCCTGGGAGCACGCCTACTACCTCCAGTACCAGAACCGCAAGGCCGAGTACTTCAGCGCCATCTGGGACGTCATCAACTGGGAGACTGTTGCCAAGCGATTCGGCAACTAA